The genomic segment tagcagggtgtatcaGGGTGtatcagggcatagcagggtgtgtCAGGGCATAGCAGAGTGTATCAGGGTGtatcagggcatagcagggtgtatcagggcatagcagggtgtatcaGGGCATAGTAGGGTGTATCAGGGCAAAGCAGGATGtatcagggcatagcagggtgtatcaGGGCATAGTAGGGTGTATCAGGGCAAAGCAGGATGTATCAGGGCGtatcagggcatagcagggtgtatcagggcatagcagggtgtatcagggcatagcagggtgtatcagggcatagcaggatgtatcagggcatagcagggtgtatcagggcatagcagggcgtatcAGGGCAtatcagggcatagcagggcgtatcagggcatagcagggtgtattAGGGCGTATCAGGGCGtatcagggcatagcagggtgtattAGGGCGtatcagggcatagcagggtgtatcagggcgtagcagggtgtatcAGGGCATAGCAGAGTGtatcagggcatagcagggtgtatcagggcatagcagggtgtatcagggcatagcagggtgtatcagggcatagtagggtgtatcagggcgtagcagggcgccAGGGCTCCGGTGAacaagctccccagagctaggttagttaCAAGCTTTTGCTCACAGATGAAAAGTGAGATGAGAGaaaaaggaagtcccccggcagtctaaaactataacagcataactaagagctgcagagatacacaccctcccccgccggtctaggcgaacgctgcaactcctcactccctaaatataagctttatcaaagaggagagttttaagtttactcttaaatgtggggACGGTGTCTGCTCCCCGAACCCAGTAGATGAATCCCACATCAACGAATGGATTCTGATTCCTCAGAGGGTGGtatctagcctgacaagccagacccacatccagatgttgaggtctgggaactcaccattgacggagctcaatccgaggggcgggataaacaatTGTCATTCAAATTCCCCCTGCATGcgataggatagcgctacaaccaggcagagcaacgaagaaggtagagaAGATAGTTGatggattaaacttttgccgtatccggtcggagaaactccgaacacatcttccttttttaagaatgacttcagtgccgttctttgttcttttctcaaagaaaagctgaactccaagtcttccagaagtccgctgttcccagcatcagcagcagccataagccccgcccaccgactctatacacgatgtgattggcctgaccagatttTGATTtgtccagctcgcaagtcaacggagagcgCCTAGACCCTCCCGCTGGCTGCAAATAAAAtttgccgctagggtgcgtctagatttctaggctaggtgGTGTCATGATATTTATCAAACttgtttgatttaatttgaatgtgtaACCTGTGACAGAGATgacgatgacgatgatgatgatgagtggGAGGACACAGACTCTGAAGGCGACTTTGACTCTGAAGGCGGGTTTTCGGGTGACGAGAACACGGAGGGCCGCGGCCCGGAGTTTCTCTTTATGGACGAAGAGACGAAGAGTCGATTCACGGAGTACTCGATGACATCGTCCGTGATGCGGAGGAACGAGCAGCTCACCCTGCTGGACGACCGCTTCGAAAAGGTGAAAACTTTAACTCTTTCTGATGCACACGGAGTCTGCATTTTATATTACTTtatactagggctgccacctcttagtcgattagtcaactaagaggtcgttttggtcttagtcgactaagatttctttagttgataagtcattttttatgcttattcatgcttaattactcatttccaagaaacttctgagcacatttatggtaaacacaagatttaaagtggtgcttttgcaggattaattgtggagaaactcagttttacagatggttaattaactacatttatattgtgcttttctagtcttaaccacctctcaaagcgcacagctctgtcgattaaatcaactaatcgattagtcgacaaaatcctatcctaagtgttagtcgactaagaatttctttcgtcgaggacagccctaatttatacacctccacctacatctcagaggtaaacgttgtactttttactccactacatttggctgacagctttagttacttttcagatgccAGTTTTTCATCAGATGACCAGAGCCACACAGAGTCTGCCCCCGAAGAATACATTTTCAActgattaaaaaattaaaataaaacacagaccGTTAACCACCACAAGCAGAAAAGCTATCCTCTAAATTCCTGGGTCTGCAGTGATTACTTATACTgagacagtggtggaatgtaactaattaCATTCACTCAAATTCTGTACTTAAGTTTAAATTCAAGAATGCGTGTACAGTACAAATAAagcgtttggacacaccttctcattcaatgagtttcctttttattttcatgactatttacattatagattctcaccgaaggcatcaaaactatgaatgaacacatatggaattatgtacttaacaaaaaattgtgaaataactgaaaacatgtcttatattttagattcttcaaagtagccactctttgctttttttattaataagggaaaaaattccactaattaaccctgacaaggcacacctgtgaaggtaaaaccatttcaggtgactacctcatgaagctcattgagagaacaccaagggtttgcagagttatcaacaAAAGcaaaggtggctactttgaagaatctaaaatataagacatgttttcagttaattcacacttttttgttaagtacataattccatgtgtgttcattcatagttttgatgccttcagtgagaatctacaatgtcaatagtcatgaaaataaagaaacacgttgaatgagaaggtgtgtccaaacttttggcctgtactgtacttttacttgctTGTTTCCATTTTATACTACTTTATACACCTCCACCTACATCTCATATGTTaacattgtactttttactccactacatttgtcggACAGCTTTTCAGATGCCAGTTTTTCATTCCCTTCCTGTCCCATGAAAACCtcgtatctccagatgtgttgatgttgaatgtttgtgataaactgaaggatggaCTTTACACGTTATTGTCCCTAAGGGGAAATTCTTGGTCACAAGCACCGTACATTATGGACACAGCACTGTTACAGAGAAACAATAGTACAAACGTAACAGAACAACAGATGCAGGGGAATAACACAGACAGGTATCTTTTGTTTAGTGTTGCTATGGCTGCAGGCGCCAGGCTTCTGCCAAAGCGAGCTCTGTTGCGCCTCAGGGTCCTCTGATTTTGtggttgtggtgtgtgtgtgaagtaggACTGGGACGATTCGTCGACATAGTCGACGTCATCGATTACGTAAATGCttcgacacaaataatttgcgttGACATgtcagtaaataaaataaataagtaaaacttGTGtacaaatgaattaatgtaatgCAGAACTACTTGTAGATACGCTGGTTctagagcacatgtgtcaaactcgaggcccgggggtcaaatccggccccttgcagatttagatccggcccgtatataaatttgggttcacaataaatgttgacccacctagttgtgcgccaaaccacaaacacaggaaagtgttttttaaaacaaagcaattctatgacattcaaagcagaatatggcagatttgccgactctgagacacAGAaatcccccagaagcagagagagttttcatattcaggctgtgaaacaggttgttgttgtttaaaaaaaaaaaaaaaaaaaaagatcattgttttgcttgatttgctaaattctatgatggctaaggaactcttttgatgacttttgtggGGCTTCAGGTctacaaaaatgcaacaaaaagtgtacaaaaatgtcgggaaaagcaacaaatttacaaaaaggtgacaaatgtctgagaaagccacaaaaaagtcagaacaaaaacaacacaaaatgaggaaaaaaagctaacaaaatgtttttaaaaaaaagtgacacgcagtaacaaaagcatgtcaataaactctacatgtctggcccttggtgtgattctctttttccagtgtggcccttagtgaaaatgagtttgacacccctgttctAGGGGAACCTGATCTGTAGCCCCGCTACTGAAGGTAGCCGAGGCCGAGCTCCTCCGcctacatgcagttttttgtcaggtcgacggtccagtgagtgagtcagagatagcagcacGAAAAGACGAGTATGGCGAGTGGTTGTTTCCCACCATAGTTCCCTGCCGGCCTCTTTAAGATGGCAAGTTTGGGAAAACTTCAAGAccgtatggctgcagcctggagcctcccGTGTCAAGTCCTCTTGTCTAATGCCGTCCGTGTCTCAAAAACTTTGGTCCTtggtagagatggcccgataccacttttttgcttcccgataccgattccgatacctgaacttgcgtatcggccgataccgagtaccgatccgataccagagtgtcatatattctctgtatctctgtatagatgggatatgatatataacagctgtatactactatctctgtatggatgtgatatgatgtataacagctgtatactactatctctgtatggatgtgatatgatgtataacagctgtatactactatccctgtatggatgtgatatgatttctatctttgttgtcggtctggctcaggttaaactctttgtgaaacatgaacaaacacaaacaatgaatgccacagaacttaattgtattctccagtttgacagtcagttataacggaaaaagaacataaataaactactttaacgtagattttctttagggctttattacgtggtatcggattggtgcataaactccagtacttcctgatacctgcgttttaggcagtatcggagccgatattggtatcggtatcggaacatctctagtccttgggtcagttccagtagtagtactacaggcgagagagtaaaaaaaattgatttaaaaatcgagttggtaggtcaaatcgattaatatttgcacagtgacttttcacttagagaaagggttttcctttgcaattttgtttatgttgatgcactttaattaaatacaataaatatatatttttaaaatatatttacagttcacagttattttgttttaaatgtaaggGGGGGAATCAAATTGTAAAtagagttttttataaaaaaaaatcacagaaacAAATCGCTCTGCTCTATGTGTTGGtgttgttcagcagttgttgggtatgagagtggaaatacatctaacatgaTAACGCGTATCTGACACCATCAGccagatgtgccaatcactggaacgagacaaaaacaactgtccaacttctcctccctacagtgcttaaccagatacaaataattcacgttaaattaaagggagaagagcttgGATATTAAACAAGAGCGTATTCATTAATTTACCTaccgtttaaaaaaagcaaatacaggttAATCTCTCATAcactactctttttgcacttgctctctttacttttaagtttttatttctgtattcctcctgaaagtgactgtATTTTGTGCTTGGATTGAtcgcctacatctggcttcaggttgcactacaaattaattttacttgaacagtgcagtgttttaataaatagagacttgaaccttattgaaatttgttttgtgtaaattgttaataattgagcaatgggaaaatgatcgctaattgaaaaatgtatcgttagattagtcgaccaatcgaaaaaaataatcgctagattaatcgtttTAAAAGataatcgtttgggacagccctagtgtGGTGGCCTTAAAATTGAGATCTGAGCGTGTAGGCTCCGAGTAACCGAACGGTCCGGTTTGTTCCAGAGCTCGGAGAGACTGTTTACGTACGCACCCTCTGTTAACATTTCAGTACTTACTTTGTCTTTTGGCGTGACATGCGAACTCTGtccgtctgtgttgttgttttcagtTTTACGAGCAGTTTGATGACGACGAGATCGGCGCTCTGGACAACGCAGAGCTGGAGGGCTTCATCCAGCCGGACAGCGCTCGCCTGGAAGAAGTGATCAAAGACTATTTcatacagaaagagaaagagtgagcacattcttttttttttattcttgatCTGCTTCTGTCATTTCTCGTGATGGGAGGTTTTATTAAAAATCGTCTGGGCCCaatttttcaaaagtaatccagtGGGATTTTGGATCACGGATTCGATCAAatcttggaaatgggtttttcaaaactttaaacTCTGTTTGGGATCTATTTGATCCAAgaaaacaggattatcctgaTCCATCAGCTGCCAcatcttagtcgattagttgactaagatttctttagttgataagtcattttttatgcttattcatgcttaattactcatttccaagaaacttctgagcacatttatggtaaacacaagatttaaagtggtgctgttGCAGggttaattgtggagaaactcatttttacagatggttaattaactacatttatattgtgcttttctagtcttaaccacctctcaaagcgcacagctctgtcaattaaatcaactaatcgattagtcgacaaaatcgtagaAGTGTTACtcgactaagaatatctttagtcaaggacagccctagtggATTCAGTTGTGATTTTTCAAACCAAATAATCTGTTTTTTTAAGACCACAAAATCAATGTTTACTGATGATATATACATTTCTGCATATTTGAAGCATTTATGAAGCCTGTCACATCTAATGAGATATAGTAAaccccaaaaaaaactaaaaacagtgtttctgtttcttaaaattaaaacaaaccagGGCTATTTGTGGCCACCGGTGTTTTGCCTACCTGTTGCTCTTTGCTAagccagtaggctacactgtTGGTTCCACTTAAGGCTCTGGTAAACAGGATTTGGTAATACTGAAATTTTGTATTTGGATCACAGTGATCCAATCCAatgttccttaaaaaaaaactggcaaaaaagatgatgaggaggaagaagagatggAAACTGTTGTTATCAAAGCTCCGGAAGAGAAGTGGGACTGTGAAACCATCATCAGTGAGTTTAATTTTAACTTTGCAGATCCGTTTTCTCGGCAAACCTTTCACTCATCCGACAATTTCTTCATCATCAGCAGAAACATGCAGCAGAAATCCTCCTATGACAACATTCAGCCACAATCACATTGAACTTAGTTTATAGCTTCACTCAAGACATACAGTGGTGCtcagaagtttatgaacccatgctaaagttgactaaaaaatcatctttttgaaattgatcttaactagtacagtgcccgttgaaaatgtgcccgTTTGGAACGGgacgattgcttggcctgtggtatggctgcttgtagaattcttcaaaaccaaattgtaccccaaaattacttacagaaggaccccaaaccacttaatatgcaactccactgtatagcctatctactgacttacagtgtaggctacatctacatcagaggaagagaTTGTACTACTATATTTACCACAAATCACAagatatcacaatgacaatgtggagtaatcagacattagcctcatggactcatggcagtttatgagagctaatcagcacatatctgcgatcatcaaccaccagaaccggactgtgTGCACGcacaaccagagagagagagagagagagagagagagagagactagcaAACAGGGGACAAATATCCATCGATGGGTAATGTAATATAAACAACTGAGCTAATTATAATCATACAAAATATAGCCACATTTGAGAGTTGCAGATTTCTTTTTAGAGACGTTTCTTCAAAGATTGTTGACTTGTTGTGCGTGTCCGTATTCCACCGGGGGTGGgagagaaatgtattttttattgctCTGGATGTCTGGCCCATATCGCTGAATAGACAATAAAGCTGACTTGACTCGACTTGAAAGATAAGCGTTCGGTGGAAGCCATAATCACACTAGAGCTGACCCCAGAACAGTTCATACAAAGTCAATGAAAGGGAGCCGGATGACTCTCACTCGACTCTCAGTGACTCTGCGGTCGTCTTTTGTAATAAAACTCTACGCCTTAGTATTtaacttttatattttaaaattgaaCAATGGAAAAAGGGACTCAGCCGACAGGAAGCCTTTTTTTAAGTGTTGTCATGGGAAGCCAAAGGTTAGAATCTTATTGGTTTCACGTCCGTGCAGTAAAGTTTATTGTTTAATGGTTGACTTATGTGGTAATGAAGCACCGATCTCAAAATGTCAGGAGTGGTTTGCTATACATTTCAGGCCTcaggtggccgggttagctcagttggtagaccaggcgcacatatatataGAGGGTTTaatccttgacgcagcggctgtgggtttgactccaacctgcggccctttgctgcatgtcattccccttctctctcatgtcttcatctgtcctgtggaaataaaggcctaaaaatgctcaaaaaaaaaaaaaaaaaaaaaaagcccgaAGTACTGAATGTCTTGATGAAGTGAGAAACTAGTCGTGCCGTCTCACT from the Perca flavescens isolate YP-PL-M2 chromosome 2, PFLA_1.0, whole genome shotgun sequence genome contains:
- the LOC114574100 gene encoding protein LTV1 homolog, with the protein product MVPKDFLTQHQSKSVYSDDDDDDDDEWEDTDSEGDFDSEGGFSGDENTEGRGPEFLFMDEETKSRFTEYSMTSSVMRRNEQLTLLDDRFEKFYEQFDDDEIGALDNAELEGFIQPDSARLEEVIKDYFIQKEKEAICGHRCFAYLLLFAKPVGYTVDDEEEEEMETVVIKAPEEKWDCETIISTYSNIYNRPKIIQEPPSTKPIRVSSKTGIPLDVLPAKGLTAKQAERMTRINDSDLPRVSTQHRDKEESKEERKARKQAIKEERKERRVEKKANKMAFKEEKVRQEKQMLNLRTNVQGLKL